One window of the Pieris brassicae chromosome 2, ilPieBrab1.1, whole genome shotgun sequence genome contains the following:
- the LOC123720206 gene encoding uncharacterized protein LOC123720206 has protein sequence MKRFLFSLVLVGVVCANEIDHGLPSEETLKNGLSNQCANRQTSSCIAVEFVGYVDRMLRTAAFQLSDDMMIVDESNGLAAEMPIKPETLARAGTSLEDQAQQVIMEKLWNFATTRSLRYRILDNADVVIAGKQEKDGSLGVGVSMKAPKVFESGRQRNKNMGPFLAAAALKFGLLGALTFKGLYLMVGKALLISKIALLLATIIGLKKLFSPQVTD, from the exons TTGCCATCAGAAGAAACGCTTAAGAACGGTCTTAGCAACCAATGTGCCAACCGACAGACGTCCTCATGCATTGCTGTAGAATTTGTGGGCTACGTGGACAGAATGCTTCGGACAGCTGCTTTCCAGCTCAGCGACGACATGATGATTGTTGATGAAAG CAATGGTTTAGCTGCCGAAATGCCCATCAAGCCAGAGACCCTTGCAAGAGCCGGTACTTCTTTAGAAGACCAGGCGCAACAGGTTATCATGGAAAAACTATGGAACTTTGCCACCACCAGGTCCTTGAGGTACAGGATCCTGGATAACGCAGATGTGGTTATTGCCGGCAAACAAGAGAAGGATGGAAGCTTGGGTGTTG GTGTATCAATGAAAGCTCCAAAAGTATTCGAGAGCGGCAGACAAAGGAACAAGAACATGGGTCCATTCCTCGCAGCAGCTGCCTTGAAGTTCGGCCTCCTTGGTGCTCTGACCTTCAAAGGTCTCTACCTGATGGTCGGAAAGGCTCTCCTTATCTCCAAAATTGCTCTGCTCCTCGCTACTATCATCGGACTGAAGAAACTCTTCTCTCCTCAGGTGACAGATTAG